Proteins from a genomic interval of bacterium BMS3Abin14:
- the vapB gene encoding antitoxin VapB, with product MKTAKIFKNGQSQAVRLPKEFRFDDTEVFIKKSGHVVYLIPRSNSWDVLFGSLKKFSRDFMSERSQPEPDKRESF from the coding sequence ATGAAAACAGCGAAAATCTTCAAAAATGGTCAAAGTCAGGCGGTACGCCTGCCTAAGGAATTCCGGTTTGACGACACTGAAGTCTTTATCAAGAAAAGCGGCCATGTCGTATATCTCATTCCCCGCAGTAATTCCTGGGATGTCCTTTTCGGCAGCCTGAAAAAGTTTTCCCGGGACTTCATGTCCGAACGATCCCAACCGGAACCTGACAAGCGGGAGAGCTTCTGA